A genome region from Chloroherpetonaceae bacterium includes the following:
- a CDS encoding patatin-like phospholipase family protein, which produces MAQSIRIYPDTLSFQPRRYAIAPYQQPLRKKVGLALSGGGARGLSHIGVLKAFEEKGIPIDAIAGTSMGAIVGGLYASGYSANDLWSLSQQLNWSELTALSESEERRNLFLEQKHVRDKAALTLQFSGLRLIIPKSLSAAQKLTETLDLLTLQSIYKPEHSDFLTLPIPFCAIATDLVSGRRVILRQGSLSEAMRASSAVPLLFAPIEQGSLQLADGGLLSNIPVDVLDSLGVDYKLAVKSTSPLYESSQDLDLPWQAADQVIGIMMQEPNRKQLQLAHRVIEPHLNGRSATNFERVEELLYAGYEAALVQADRIKADIKLTPKNDFDICGYEKRIVGIEPCAPYAERITRIAEVATGVKAALAEFLETDYFTRVFAEVDTVSKIVTFHLCPTPRFTAVVLHGAQQEMLRPAQALFDSVCGRPYTNRDGMLLLERVLRLYREKGYALARLRRVAILNDTLHIEVDTGKLIDVSIWQSRGWAQRFVIEREMKVRLNEPLRTQDVRASISGLYNTGIFNRVSMWTEQWSDSSQHTAARLQVKLDERFFELLRVGVRFDDIYTGQLFLDFRNENFLGAATELGGWAMLGQRSFLTQAEFRVHRLWQSYVTLFARAFYEQRNVFGFQTQFAAPLVQPERQITGEYAQRIWGISAAVGWQLYRDGSAIVECIRARNELVPLSLSPAQEAAWITTLRTRFTVDTRNAALGATEGAYTNIYYDFSPSFLGSDISFSKIFFSHEENASWLGGTLVGRLRLSAGFADNTTPFIQQFSLGGIGSQFSATFYGLRLDELRGRQLIAAGLEAQVPLPIQLVVPTFFSLHYNIGNIWQFASDVKLRDFLHGIGAEISLKTPIGLARLATAISFRLGEFERTTFIQTAPPVFYFALGYEF; this is translated from the coding sequence TTGGCTCAATCTATTCGGATTTATCCCGACACCCTTTCGTTTCAACCTCGCCGCTATGCGATTGCACCGTATCAACAGCCTTTGCGGAAGAAAGTCGGTTTAGCCCTCTCGGGTGGCGGTGCACGCGGCTTGTCTCACATCGGGGTGCTTAAAGCTTTTGAAGAAAAAGGGATTCCGATTGACGCTATTGCAGGCACCAGTATGGGCGCTATTGTAGGGGGGCTTTACGCCAGTGGTTATTCGGCAAATGACCTGTGGTCGCTTTCGCAGCAGCTTAACTGGTCAGAACTGACGGCACTCAGTGAAAGTGAAGAGCGACGCAACCTTTTCTTGGAGCAAAAGCACGTGCGCGACAAAGCAGCTCTTACGCTTCAGTTTAGCGGGCTTCGGCTCATTATTCCTAAATCGCTTTCCGCTGCGCAGAAACTTACAGAAACATTAGACCTGCTCACGCTTCAGAGCATCTATAAACCAGAGCACAGCGACTTTCTGACACTGCCAATTCCTTTCTGTGCAATTGCCACTGATTTGGTGTCGGGTCGGCGCGTCATCTTGCGTCAAGGTTCGCTTTCTGAAGCCATGCGCGCCAGCTCCGCTGTGCCGTTGCTTTTTGCTCCTATTGAGCAAGGCTCTCTTCAGCTTGCAGATGGTGGCTTGCTTAGCAACATTCCTGTCGATGTCTTGGACTCGCTTGGCGTAGACTACAAACTCGCTGTCAAGAGCACTAGCCCACTTTACGAAAGCTCACAAGACCTCGACTTACCTTGGCAAGCTGCTGACCAAGTTATTGGCATTATGATGCAAGAGCCCAATCGGAAGCAATTGCAACTGGCACATCGAGTTATTGAACCGCATCTCAACGGGCGCAGTGCCACCAACTTTGAGCGCGTTGAAGAATTGCTCTATGCTGGTTATGAAGCCGCACTCGTGCAAGCTGACCGCATCAAGGCAGACATCAAGTTAACTCCAAAAAACGATTTTGACATTTGTGGCTATGAGAAGCGTATCGTTGGCATAGAGCCTTGTGCGCCATATGCCGAGCGCATCACTCGCATCGCTGAAGTGGCAACTGGCGTCAAAGCTGCACTGGCTGAGTTCTTGGAGACAGACTACTTTACGCGCGTATTTGCTGAAGTGGACACTGTTAGCAAAATTGTTACGTTTCACCTTTGTCCCACGCCACGCTTTACTGCAGTTGTGCTTCACGGCGCACAGCAAGAGATGCTTCGCCCCGCTCAAGCCCTGTTTGATTCTGTATGCGGCCGCCCCTATACAAATCGCGATGGAATGCTGCTTTTGGAACGTGTGCTGCGGCTCTACCGTGAAAAAGGTTACGCACTGGCACGCCTTCGGCGCGTCGCTATTTTGAACGACACTTTACACATTGAGGTAGATACTGGGAAACTCATTGATGTTTCAATCTGGCAGAGCCGAGGCTGGGCGCAGCGCTTTGTCATTGAGCGCGAAATGAAGGTAAGGCTCAATGAGCCCTTGCGCACGCAAGATGTGCGCGCTTCCATCTCTGGCTTGTACAACACGGGGATTTTTAATCGCGTCTCAATGTGGACGGAGCAGTGGTCAGATTCTAGTCAGCACACTGCAGCGCGGTTGCAAGTTAAGTTAGATGAACGATTCTTTGAGTTGCTACGCGTTGGCGTGCGCTTCGACGACATTTACACAGGTCAGCTCTTTTTGGACTTTCGCAATGAAAATTTCTTAGGCGCAGCTACCGAGTTAGGCGGCTGGGCAATGCTTGGTCAGCGGAGCTTTTTGACTCAGGCAGAGTTTCGCGTGCATCGCTTGTGGCAAAGTTATGTTACGCTTTTTGCGCGCGCATTTTACGAACAGCGTAACGTGTTCGGCTTTCAGACGCAATTTGCTGCTCCGCTTGTGCAGCCTGAACGACAGATTACTGGTGAGTATGCCCAGCGCATCTGGGGTATTTCCGCCGCTGTAGGCTGGCAACTTTATCGCGACGGTAGTGCAATTGTGGAGTGTATTCGTGCCCGTAATGAGCTGGTGCCGCTCTCGCTTTCCCCTGCGCAGGAAGCAGCTTGGATTACGACACTGCGCACTCGCTTCACGGTCGACACGCGCAACGCTGCACTGGGCGCTACTGAAGGCGCTTATACCAACATCTACTACGACTTTAGCCCCTCATTTTTAGGCAGCGACATTAGCTTTTCAAAAATCTTCTTTTCTCACGAGGAAAACGCCTCATGGTTAGGGGGCACACTGGTTGGACGCTTGCGACTCAGTGCTGGCTTTGCCGACAACACTACACCGTTTATTCAACAATTTAGCTTGGGCGGCATCGGCTCACAGTTTAGCGCTACATTCTACGGTTTGCGACTTGATGAACTTCGTGGTCGGCAACTGATTGCTGCGGGTCTTGAAGCACAAGTGCCCCTCCCGATTCAGCTTGTCGTGCCTACCTTTTTCAGCCTGCACTACAACATTGGCAACATCTGGCAATTTGCCAGCGATGTTAAGCTACGCGACTTTTTGCACGGTATCGGCGCAGAAATCTCGCTTAAAACGCCAATCGGGCTAGCGCGCCTTGCAACGGCAATTAGTTTTCGGCTCGGTGAATTTGAACGCACCACTTTCATTCAAACTGCACCACCTGTTTTTTACTTTGCACTGGGTTATGAATTCTAA